A region of the Culex quinquefasciatus strain JHB chromosome 1, VPISU_Cqui_1.0_pri_paternal, whole genome shotgun sequence genome:
ACACGTGACCTGCCACCTGGCTCAGGATCAGCACGTTGGACAGGGCCATCCTTCGAACGCAACCAGTTGGCACGGATTTCACTAAACTAAATTATTCGAGGCAACAACAATGTCGATGAAAATCGCTGCTGACAAAGCGATTGCACGGGAGCgataatgtttttgtttactttttgattgGAACTGCGTTTGACAGACCAAAGTGGACTCTACTGTCGCACTTACCGCACTTACCCGTTTACCCAGTTGTGACGATTGCGGGTCGAAACGGTTTGGATAAGTAAATATCTGATTGATGGTGGTatctgaaaacatatttttttttatttatttaaacaaaatggaaatgaaatgaaaatggaAGCATAGTGGAcactctaatctaatctaaccctagcgcagccagtctttcgagggcatcctggaaaatacCTTAGGTTGAtcaacgcctagcatcctcttgtcattattaacaattgcagtgccccattgcattagattgcattgaaacatcacaaacgttaaagcggccaggccaactgcgtaaagtttaccgcaaagatgattcgttgaattggattgagtttgagcacgaatgttcaaacagcaatacagttctggagttttttttttttgaaaagggccaataaaccaaattttcagtttttgctttttgggtgtttttcaatacccctgactcaaggcggttctaaaaacacccaaaaagcaaaaactggaaatttggtttattggacctattcaaaaaaaaactccagagttctTAATctgcaggggaggaagaaacgtggggatcccccgctcacgttcctgtttgtttgagTTACgaatcgttgggagccaccatgctaagaagttttggtgctccgggaccctcggggacattgtatttccacagatGCCCAGGACACTCATCAAAATCGGTGACGATatttagggtattttaaccattagtggaccccctagtagagccgaagcacatttttcacaaattttcaatattttaagcattttttcataaccctttgtacaaaacaatgaaaactgaagtcttttgaacaattttgactatttgttttatcagtttatttgtttttgagcagaaaaatagccattggaaaaaaaagtttttttccttctatggacccccttttcctatagtggacccgggtccataatccgattgtggacccgggtccactataggcaaactgttatttttaaaccaaatttaaccgatatttgatgttttgatgcatggtgtaggtctaatgatagatataatgaataaaagatggattctgctcactttttatcataaacaaatatgttttgttaacaaatttggcttcaaacaacaacaaaaccaaacagacatttaaacacatttatttccgaaaaagatcagagaaaacgtttcaaaacccactgtaaacataaaataattaaaaaaaaaagtaattttgatgcacattttttcatattaattacataaatggttgaccaaaactaaacaatagatttgtttacagttgctgataaaaccacgcatgtttattaaaaaaatgttttgctcttgatttattattataaaatatcatttcaaactgcaattatgatgcttcagttaagtataattgactatagttttgattaattctaattttttacggcttcagcatttttggtacttttaacatgaaacagctttatttatactcataattgaaaaatatatgcgtttaggttgataacaacaagcattcattgtatgtttaagagaaacttttggttaaatacacagttttcttcatttttgaaggtttaattaacaggggtccacttttggaaaagtttgggttttcgttgtcctatattggaccccccgaatttttgctcgaaaatgagcagttcttcgctttattttagtaaagttccttaaacatacattatttcgacttgctgaagttaaataatcagccaaaaaatgattggatagttaattcaatcataaaatataaatgcagttttgttgtgaaaatgcttgTGGCCATGACTGATTTCAGACGTCGAACTCGAAACACttgttttggtgaaaaggacagttaaatatcagtcaacattggtttaaatgatgctgaacatgccaaataaaagatttgtagacaataaCACATCAatcatttttcatcaaaaacccttcagagggtccactataggaaaggggtccactaatggattaCGTACCCTAACAAAGAGCGCAAAGTTCTTTTGTTCAGCAATAAGGCGGGCCTCTTCATGGATCCCCGtttaaaggctagtatgcagattggaaggaaaggggtcaagaaacagctttacgaacagcagaacaaaggaaaggggacgatttcttggggcttttcttcaccctctctgactcgcttgcgctgctgctgctgcccatttgattttttttcttgaccgattcctttcGAAGTGCGTATACCACTTAAACCTTGACAAGTCGCCCTACCTTGACAGAGATCAAAAACAGGAAGCGATTGTATGTAAACATTAATATtagctgaaacattttttttacacttttcttCAATTTATAGGACCACCTCGTGAGCACATGGAGAATCATGACACTGAACAAAGCCCATGGTACAGTAAACTGGGCTCTCCAGGACTTTGCAGAGCCCGAACTATTTGAGCTGTCCAAGGTTACATTGAGTGCAACGCCCACATCAGTCCCCGTCAAACGAGCATTCTGCGGCTTGGTGCACAAGCTAACAGCTCTTCGTAACAAGCTTTTGGAAGAGAACGTAGACAACCTTATGGTTATTTGTCTGAACCGGGGCTTGCTTGAGCTGGCCCTTAAAAGAAGTAATCGCTCACATTTTTCTATGAACTGAGTTTTCTTATATTTGCAATAAGCGTGAATttgtcctaaaatgaagcttacatttgtgatattattgtccACAACTATAAAGctcatttttctgagtacaatgactcaaagaccacaaagagtttaaaatggatttttaaattaattttgcaaaaaataacttcgcggcccttcttgacagaaaaggtcctacttgacagctcgttccaagggaaccacagttgatccatcgaaaaaatgttgtcttgtcatttttttttgcattaaaatgaaaaaaaaagatctgaAATGGGtttgaatcgtgtttttttttacctttgtaAATAACAATTGGCATAGGGTTTAAGGACCCTATTACAACAAATTTCTAAGTttattcgaaatatatgagactAACTTGATCCAAAGCCGGTGCCGGTGCGGAAAAGCCCTAAGAAATCATTCCCTCCCCCTTGTTCGACTGTTCGTAAAGCCTTTTCTTGGGAGGTGCGTATTGGCCCTTAACCTTCAACTCAAATGCTCGTTTTACCCCATTTCCCTTTAGGCTGGTATACAGATCGGAAAGAaaagggtcaagaaacagctttaaaaacagcagaacaaaggagagggaacgatttcttggggcttttcttagTCCTTTCTGGCAtactttcgctgccgctgctgccaatttgaattatttcttgaccggtttcttccgaagtgcgtataccacttttgtcgtagagggccgagtacactgaaagaaaggcacataGTAATATCACATGTCTCAcacgtgaatctgccccatacggTTTAGCATGTGAATATCATGTGCAAATCACATAGAAAATTTCAACCATGATACATATTCAAAACAAGTGAAAATCACTTCAGCTTCATTTGTCATCGCACATGATTATCACATGAATTgctgatgaaaatttaatggattgcacattaaaatcaaatgattttcttttgtttttcaagTGAAAAGTTAAAATGGAGTGGTTtgttttttagaagaaaaatacGTTTCATACATTACATACattatttgcttttattttttaaatgcaaattacATTTTAGGTCTCCTTCacaacatttacattttactttTTCACTTCACATTTCACACGTTAAAATACACTTTTCGGGCGATCGGCGAACCTTGGCTCCGGTGCACATTCCGGAACACCTTGATAATTTTTGGATCTTTGTCGTCATCCGCAGTAATCTTTTGGTAGATACTTCGGAAGCCACTATAAGCAGCGGTGGCAGAATGCGGACGATGGAAACTGTGCTGTCCGCAGCAAGTTTCCCAGGAATTCAAGTTAAACTTTCAAGCTCATCAATCAATTTTGATTccgaacctgaaaatttcagaaaattttctgctTTGCGTATATTTTGTTAGAGATGTAAATAGAAAATGATTACCTCTGTTTTGCAGTatagttttaaatattaaagtacacttttctagcaaaaaaaaataaaaaataataataatttaaagtgCGAGCTCTTTTCTCATACTATTCATGTAGCCATCTTGCTTGGAACTAATTTTCACCATTCCGACTGCAATATCTATAACATTTGACATTAACGTGAATTCCACTTGAAAATCAAAGGATAAGTCAATTGGGGCGAATCGAAGTGCAATTCGTGTGAATCAGACATGAAAATCTCATGAAAAAAGAGTGGATCAAGATGGGTTGAACTAACGTTGTTTTCACATCCATTCCACGTGCAAAACATGTGTAGGTCAAATGAAAAGCATGTTAATTTACTGTGTTGATTTTTGGAGACACTCACGTGAAAAATCACATGAAATTGCCATGttggattttttcagtgtagaggACTCATATTTCACATGAGTTTATTTCATGTATGGAtgcaaacaaacgctgaaagtttcgtCCAAATCGGGAGCACCTTggtacgacctctagaacaaaccgagcaaaatctacaaaaaccgAGACAAAAGCTGCAGCCTTTTAAGGACTTACCGCTGCTTACCCGAGCAAAACATGcgtttttcccactgtgcattTTAATTGTGCTCTTCGCCCCCCggtttggcaacactgtctacATCTTTTGACATTTTGCATTGGCGTCGCGCACCTGCCTGATGGCAGAAAGTGAAAAAATGTCAACCaaaagtgtaaaaatggaaTCGTGAGCcaaattttcgtcaaatttcGTGAAATAAATTGCCATAACTCGCGATTCGCTGTCGCAATGAGTGCGTAAACGTCGCGCGGAACCCGTTTGCCATAAAAGTGTAGCCAAAAATCGTTTGCTTCTGCgggaaaagcaaaatataaatagaAGGGAACTTCCCCTGTTCTCTCCCGCCCCTTCCCCCTTCGCGAAAACGCATCCCAAAACAACAATGATGGACCTCTGCCGTCTGACGAGCGCGGCCGTGGACCAGCCCGACGACATCAAGATGGTAGAGATTGATTTTCAAGCATTGTGCCGAGTTTGCGGTGCCCTCGGCGAGAACCTAACGTCGGTGTTTGGGAAGCGGGCCGCGGACCGCCTGCGGGAACGAATCACCCGATACCTACAGATCGAGATCCGCTCCGAGGACTGCCTGCCGACGAAGATCTGCGACGGCTGTCGGGAAACGTTGGACCAGTTCCACGAGCTGTACGATAAGTGCCACCGGACGGACGAAAAGTTCCGCTCGATGATGAGTTCGGCCGAGGAGCTGAAGGAGGCGAcggaacagcagcagcagctgctgcaGCCGCAGCCGTCGTCTCCGGATGGCAAGCAGAAGAAGGGGCGCGGAACAGTAAGGTGGATTCTGTGATTGATACCGACATGAAGTCGTTGGAACCGGAGGAACAAGATGAGGAGAGCGGAAAGCCGCGGAAAGTGCCTGGAGAGTCGGCCAAGAAAAATACCAAAGAAATTAAGCAGAAGGAGGGAGAGGAGAACCAGGAAGCGTCACCGGAAACGAAAGGGTAGGTTTGAGTTGGGGGATAAATGTTGTTCTTTTTCAGGAGCGACTAGAAAGCGattggaaatccggaacatggaACTGCAGATCACTACGTTTCGATGGGTATGGCTACGCTCTGTTGAACGAACTTAAACACCGCAACTTCGAAGTTGTAACACTGCAGGAGATGTGCTGGAAGAACTATGCTTCGGGGTTCACCATGTACTAGAATAAACTGACTCGTCTGTTCAACGCTACCTTGGAAATTGTGATTTGCGACTTGCGACCACACCTTGTATGCAAGTCATGATTGCGTATTCTGGCCTAAGTGCGCGTGGTTGTTAGTCTGTAAAAATCTACCAAGCGGAAGGTACTGCTGCGAGTCGATAGCGGACGGATGGGTTGAAGGTCATCAATCGAAGTTCATCAGGAAGCCGGAGGCACGGAGCATATCAGCCGCTACATTGCACCAGCTAAGAGATTCGAACTGGACGATTTGCTTGGAGAACCGATCATAATTACCTAAACTTAGCCCGAACTGTGTGTTCCTGAGCTGATCAGTAGCACGGTTCGCAAAGCAATGGTGAAgtgaaatttgaatgatttagTTTAAGATTACAGTTGGACGGATTCCGATCGCGTGCCGAAAGACCATAGCAGTAAGCTCCTAACCTGCAACGCTGTAACAAAACTAACCGCGTGCCGTGTGTTATTGTTGTTGCAGGAACGACCATCTGCGGCACGCGATCCGGGTTGACGGCTACAGTGCGAACCAGGCGAGCATGCTCGAAGGCGAGTCTGCGGAAGAGAGCGAGGAAATTTACAGCGATTACCAGTTCATCGAagcggaggaggaggaagaagcATACGAAGATGGCGCGGTCAGTTCTTTGGGTCGTGCCCCTACGATGAGTTTAGATCGGAACATTGTGGATGCCGCCAGAGTGATTGAAGAGGATGGCTCTATCTGTTACGAGTGTGCCGAGTGCGGTAAGAGGATCAGATCACCGCACACGTACCAAGCTCATCTGCGCATTCACAACGGGGAGCGACCTTTCCAGTGCTCGCAGTGTCCGCGGTCGTTCCGGATTTCGCAAGGGCTGGTCCGTCACGTGCGAGAAGTTCACGAACGACGCCGAACGTATGCGTGTGAGATTTGCGGCGATCGGTTTGGGAATAAGCGGAATTTGGACCAACATCGGAATCGGCACACCAACGAACGACCGTATCGTTGCGAAACGTGTGGCAGTTCGTACAACCAGAAGGCGGCGTTGCTGATCCACAGCCGGATACATGGTGCCGAGCGGAACTTTGTTTGCGGAGTTTGCTCGAGGGGATTTCATACGCGAACCAAGCTGCAACTGCACGAGTCAACGCACTCGGATGCGCGTCCGTTCGGTTGTGATCAGTGCAAATTGCGGTTCCGGAACACGCATGATCTGCGACGTCACAGCAAGAACCACTCCGCGGATAAGCAGTTCCAGTGCGGGCTTTGTGCTGGATTGTTTAAGCAGAAGCGATATTTGTTAAAGCATTTGAAAACGCAACATCAACAGGATGCAGAAACGCGTTAATAAAACATTATGTTTTTTTAGTGAAATAATGCCTTTTTCCAAGGAAAGAATTTCCAGGTCCCGCACGAACTGTCCTGTGTATTAAGACTTAGCAAATTTTGTATTGTTTCATCTCATCAGGCGGAGAATGACGCGTAGCTCGAAGACTGCACCTACGCCGCAGGCCATATCAACGGCGGCGTTTAGCTGTACATTCTGCAAGACTAACGGAACCATCAATTGCCGGAATACCTTCGCCGACAAGGCGGGCCTTGTCGATCACCTGAAGGATCAGCACTCGGATCAGATCTTCCACTGCGAGCAGTGTGACAACTATCTGGACCGGAACATCCTGATTCAGCACATGACGATGCACGCGCTCAGTCTGTTCAGTCAACCGAACTCGGAATCACAGCCGATCGCGACGGAGGACGAGGACGACCAGGAGCAACAGACATCCGGAGTCGATCTGGAGGAGGGCGAAGGTAGTCAGCAGACGGCCGAAGGTAAGTCCGGCGGCGGGACGGAGATCGCCAACAAAGAGAACGATGAAAAGAGTCCGGAGCCGACGACAACTCAACCGACTGAAGCAAAGGCCAGCGACGTTCGGAAGCTGTACTGCTACATCTGCGAGAAGACGCTGGCCAACCGGAGTGCGTACTCGTACCACATCAACCAGGTTCATCTGAACATCAAAAACTTCTCCTGCTCGTACTGTAGTAAAAAATTTGGCAATCAGCGATTGCTGAACAACCACGTGGCCGGAGTTCACTCGCGTGATCGGAACTTCACCTGCACGACCTGCTCGAAAGGGTTCAAAACAAACGTAGCGCTGTACAACCACCAACGTATCCACGACGACGGTGCGGTGAAGTTCGAGTGCACGTTTTGCGATAAAAAGTTTCGCTACCGGAACCACCTCACTAGTCACCAGTTGGTTCACATGAACGAGCGCAACTTCCCCTGCAACCAGTGTGACAAAAAGTTCAACAACCCCGAGTGTCTGCAGAAGCACAAACTGACGCACGTGGAAACACTCCCCTACCAGTGTCCGCTGTGCGGGTTCAGCACGAAGCAAAAGCGATATCTGGTCATGCATGCCAAGCGGATCCACATGGTCCGGTAAAGACTTGAGTTTGAGATTTCATTCCGTTTAGGACGTTTACTATACTGCACACAAACATCACAAACCACACCTTATAAGCATTATCGATGTACTATTCTCCATTATACATAAATACTAAATATATTCGAAACCTAGTGGCTATGGCGTAGGATGTAGGAGCAACAATTACGTACTCAACAAAAGTAAATGAAAACATTAATGCACAcaccacacacaaacaaacccaGTTTTAGTAACTTTCGTAGgacaaatataaattaaaaacaaaagtaaTAATCGCGCTACGTTTAATGGCTACCGGTGTACCTGAAAAGTATTAGCGATTAGGAAcgattcaaaaacacataaaaaacacacaaaaacagTAAACGGCAGCgcagaaataaataataataaaagaaaacaacaaaatcaaagcAGTagcataattattaaaaaaaagtataacatAAGCAGTATAACGTCAAAAATACTAAATGTTTTAGAGCAAGAACACACACGTACTCTCCGTACTATACAGAATTGTTTGTCTCGTTCGTTATTAGGTTGTTAGAGAGCGTTCGTTGTTCCCGTCAGCAAAGTAGTATGAAACGTGAAACCCCGGTTAAACGActaatattttcattatttattatCTCGTGTCAGTATTATATTAGTACggttttttgattgattgattccCGTCGTGCCGCAGCATCGTAATTTATTTCGAAATAACCCCCCCGCTTGATATTATCGCTTTTACGTCGTcatatttattgaaaagaaaacaaaaataaacaaaccaacATTGTCAATCTACGCTATATTAGCTGAAAATATTGGATATCGAATCGTGtatgtatcgagaaattaaaagtgagagtgtgtgcgtgcaacatggagttaaactttttgaaaagccttggtaagcttcacagcaactgcacagaaagtttaactccatgttgcgatttgacagctcgattgcTTGAATCCGAAAACGGCCCATGTACTATCCGCTGAACGCCTCTGTTGCTGACATCGACTAGCGGTTTTCTGAGATTCGCTAatgcaagattcctactcgacgCTTTGCTTGAATGGTTAGGCGATACGAATCGCTTTTACAACCTATCCCATTTCCACtctgggattcgaactgacgacctttgaattgcgagtccaaccgccgaccAGGGACTCTATCGAAGCAGGCTtggaggcagggttgccagatagaTCCGGAAATGCGAAATTTTTAAAGCGTTAGCTAGAATAAAGATTTGTCATTACCTGTGCCCGATCAGATTTCGACAGACTTTTTCTGCCAATTtcgaacaaaattgaaaattggcaataaaaaaaatcgtaaccaAGGATATCCTCTGAAACGATGCTATAGGGAATAAtcagtaactgtgccaattttgagccaaaccgGTTAAGATttaggggtcgctttttatcgttgatttTTATGTGGAGGAAATcgcgaaaatgtatggggaaaaacatcgtttcagtttttttttgtcaggtgACGCGAGCGAGGACGCGAGTATGTGTGTGTcatccaatccaatacccgctggccggcagcgaaattatgggaa
Encoded here:
- the LOC6039160 gene encoding LOW QUALITY PROTEIN: zinc finger protein OZF (The sequence of the model RefSeq protein was modified relative to this genomic sequence to represent the inferred CDS: deleted 2 bases in 1 codon); this translates as MMDLCRLTSAAVDQPDDIKMVEIDFQALCRVCGALGENLTSVFGKRAADRLRERITRYLQIEIRSEDCLPTKICDGCRETLDQFHELYDKCHRTDEKFRSMMSSAEELKEATEQQQQLLQPQPSSPDGKQKKGRGTVRWILCDTDMKSLEPEEQDEESGKPRKVPGESAKKNTKEIKQKEGEENQEASPETKGRRMTRSSKTAPTPQAISTAAFSCTFCKTNGTINCRNTFADKAGLVDHLKDQHSDQIFHCEQCDNYLDRNILIQHMTMHALSLFSQPNSESQPIATEDEDDQEQQTSGVDLEEGEGSQQTAEGKSGGGTEIANKENDEKSPEPTTTQPTEAKASDVRKLYCYICEKTLANRSAYSYHINQVHLNIKNFSCSYCSKKFGNQRLLNNHVAGVHSRDRNFTCTTCSKGFKTNVALYNHQRIHDDGAVKFECTFCDKKFRYRNHLTSHQLVHMNERNFPCNQCDKKFNNPECLQKHKLTHVETLPYQCPLCGFSTKQKRYLVMHAKRIHMVR